From one Thermatribacter velox genomic stretch:
- the fliL gene encoding flagellar basal body-associated protein FliL, with translation MPEEVKAQEAEEVLEEEKSSSPMRKIMLFATLGLVAFMGFFYVKQSGLLQKFLGAREAKPKPPLVYTFDQQFLVNLADKDVLRYVKVVLGVSTRDQKVIDEIKKRMVEVRDAIILVISSRNSEELLKPEGKEKLKRDIAETLNGLLSSGEVEEIYFVDFVMQ, from the coding sequence ATGCCAGAAGAAGTAAAAGCTCAGGAAGCGGAAGAAGTTTTAGAAGAGGAAAAAAGCTCTTCTCCAATGAGAAAAATCATGCTTTTTGCCACCCTGGGGCTGGTTGCTTTTATGGGTTTTTTCTACGTTAAGCAGAGCGGTCTATTGCAAAAATTTCTGGGAGCAAGGGAGGCTAAGCCCAAACCACCCCTCGTTTACACTTTTGACCAGCAATTTCTGGTCAACCTTGCTGATAAAGATGTGTTGCGCTATGTTAAAGTGGTGCTGGGTGTGTCCACTCGCGATCAAAAAGTTATCGATGAGATTAAAAAGCGCATGGTGGAAGTTAGAGACGCCATCATTCTGGTGATCAGTTCCCGAAATTCTGAAGAGCTTCTTAAGCCAGAAGGGAAGGAAAAACTGAAGCGCGACATTGCAGAAACGCTTAACGGCCTTTTAAGCAGTGGGGAGGTAGAAGAGATTTATTTTGTTGACTTTGTGATGCAGTAA
- a CDS encoding flagellar motor protein MotB yields MPRPRKSEEAPPGAPLWTQTYGDFMSLLLCFFVLLFALSTIDVARFKEVISSIQGALGVLEGGPRVLQPSDIPVPKPPTQINPSGLVELKLAGLQREIEKKLIEEKAISPEKVDIKIDERGLVITFLDNVFFDLGSADLRPEMIPVLHAVADVLKGIDNSVRIEGHTCDLPINTPRFPSNWELSAARAIAVLRYFVEEEGMSPERLIAVGYGQYRPLVPNLDEEHRRKNRRVEIVILRGKEA; encoded by the coding sequence ATGCCAAGGCCCAGAAAGAGTGAAGAAGCACCTCCGGGTGCGCCCTTGTGGACTCAAACCTATGGCGACTTTATGTCGCTTCTACTTTGTTTTTTTGTTCTTCTTTTTGCGTTGTCCACTATTGATGTGGCTCGCTTTAAAGAGGTCATCTCCTCTATCCAGGGTGCGCTGGGTGTTTTGGAGGGTGGCCCCAGAGTTTTACAGCCCTCGGATATCCCGGTTCCTAAGCCCCCTACCCAGATTAACCCTTCGGGCCTTGTGGAGTTAAAATTGGCTGGTCTCCAGAGAGAGATTGAGAAAAAGCTCATTGAGGAAAAAGCGATTTCTCCTGAGAAAGTGGATATCAAGATTGACGAGCGTGGTTTGGTAATTACCTTTCTGGATAACGTTTTCTTTGACTTGGGGAGTGCCGACTTGAGGCCGGAGATGATTCCGGTTCTGCACGCAGTCGCCGATGTTTTGAAAGGCATTGACAATTCGGTGCGTATTGAAGGACACACGTGTGATTTGCCTATCAATACGCCCCGCTTCCCATCCAACTGGGAGCTGTCCGCAGCCAGGGCCATTGCAGTCCTGCGCTACTTTGTTGAGGAAGAAGGGATGTCTCCTGAGCGTTTGATAGCCGTGGGTTATGGGCAGTATCGTCCTTTGGTCCCCAACCTTGATGAGGAACACCGAAGAAAAAATCGTCGGGTGGAAATAGTAATCTTGCGTGGAAAGGAGGCGTAA
- a CDS encoding motility protein A yields MDKATLIGLALGVVLLFWGMLGSADFQVFISISSVLITGGGTIAATMISFRFEQVMKAFQLFQIAMKEKLPSSQEVISVLVSLAEKARKEGLLALEEESERFEDPFFRKGIQLVVDGTDPQLVKSILETELLFLEERHKLGRSIFETMGTFAPAFGLIGTLIGLVAMLVNLDDPKKVGPGMAVALLTTLYGAIIANLFCLPVANKLKLRSQEEILLKEVIIEGILSIQAGDNPRIVEEKLKSFFAPQVREAFERERETGERVITLRREAGG; encoded by the coding sequence ATGGATAAGGCTACCCTTATTGGTCTTGCACTGGGAGTGGTTTTGCTTTTCTGGGGAATGCTTGGTTCGGCAGATTTTCAAGTTTTTATAAGCATTTCTTCAGTTTTAATTACCGGTGGGGGAACCATAGCAGCGACTATGATCAGCTTTCGTTTTGAGCAGGTGATGAAGGCATTCCAGCTCTTCCAAATTGCCATGAAAGAGAAACTCCCTTCCTCGCAAGAAGTCATTTCTGTCTTGGTTTCACTTGCTGAAAAAGCTCGCAAAGAAGGACTGCTGGCACTTGAGGAAGAGTCGGAACGCTTTGAAGACCCCTTTTTCAGAAAAGGTATTCAACTGGTGGTCGATGGTACTGACCCTCAGTTGGTGAAGAGCATCCTGGAGACCGAACTTCTCTTTCTCGAGGAACGCCACAAATTAGGCCGCTCCATTTTTGAGACCATGGGTACCTTTGCCCCCGCTTTTGGCCTTATTGGAACTCTCATTGGCCTGGTAGCCATGCTGGTTAACCTTGATGACCCCAAAAAAGTCGGACCTGGTATGGCAGTGGCACTTTTGACCACCCTGTATGGAGCCATCATCGCTAACCTTTTCTGTCTTCCAGTGGCTAACAAACTTAAGTTGCGAAGTCAGGAGGAAATCCTGCTTAAAGAAGTTATCATCGAAGGTATTCTGTCTATTCAGGCTGGAGATAATCCGCGCATTGTTGAGGAGAAGCTCAAATCCTTCTTTGCTCCTCAGGTTAGGGAAGCATTTGAGCGGGAGCGAGAAACCGGAGAGCGAGTTATAACTTTGAGAAGAGAAGCAGGAGGTTGA
- a CDS encoding flagellar FlbD family protein: MIAVTRFNGSVFVVNSDLIETIEATPDTVITLVTGKKYVVQEKVEEVIEKIIEFRRKSGMARILISEIHSERGRENG, encoded by the coding sequence ATGATTGCAGTTACTCGTTTTAACGGATCGGTTTTTGTGGTGAATTCAGATTTAATCGAGACCATTGAGGCTACTCCGGATACGGTAATTACTTTGGTTACCGGAAAAAAGTACGTGGTTCAGGAAAAGGTGGAGGAAGTGATAGAAAAAATCATCGAATTTCGACGTAAAAGTGGCATGGCCCGGATATTAATTAGTGAAATTCACTCTGAACGGGGGAGAGAGAATGGATAA
- a CDS encoding flagellar hook protein FlgE, translating to MMRSLFAGVSGLKNHQTRMDVIGNNIANVNTVAFKASRVTFEDILSQTIEGARSPEAGGLGGVNPKQVGLGTAISSIDTIFTAGSLQTTDNPTDFAIQGSGFFVVSDGEQNYYTRDGAMKTSADGALVNSNGYRLQGWMADSSGNIDTTQALQDIIIPVGTQMSPKATGNVGLEGNLDANAATGDSYFTSVQVYDSLGNVHNLTITFEKTANPNEWTWEATLDGGAPSSGGSGTLAFDPATGEVSSGGTGSATFTITGAEDLNLNLDFSILTQFGSPSTAYVASQDGYEAGSLDMVTTDSSGVITGIFTNGQSKPLAQIALATFSNPAGLLRVGGNLFQISNNSGLPSVGPAGSGGRGSIAVGALEMSNVDLAQEFTSMIVTQRGFQANSKVITTSDEMLQDLINIKR from the coding sequence ATGATGCGTTCTCTGTTTGCCGGGGTTTCTGGCCTGAAAAATCACCAGACCCGTATGGACGTAATTGGTAACAACATCGCTAATGTGAATACGGTGGCCTTCAAGGCCAGTCGGGTTACTTTTGAGGATATACTTAGCCAGACTATTGAAGGGGCGAGGAGTCCCGAAGCCGGAGGATTGGGGGGTGTGAACCCCAAACAGGTGGGATTGGGTACTGCCATAAGTAGTATCGATACCATATTTACGGCAGGTAGCCTGCAGACCACCGATAATCCCACCGATTTTGCCATTCAGGGTTCGGGTTTTTTTGTGGTTAGCGATGGTGAACAAAATTACTACACTCGTGATGGGGCCATGAAAACCTCTGCTGATGGTGCACTGGTCAACAGCAATGGGTACCGCCTTCAGGGGTGGATGGCTGACTCAAGCGGCAATATTGACACCACCCAGGCCTTACAGGACATCATTATTCCAGTGGGGACTCAGATGAGCCCTAAAGCTACCGGCAATGTGGGTCTCGAGGGTAACTTGGATGCCAACGCGGCAACGGGAGATAGTTATTTCACCAGTGTCCAGGTTTATGATTCTCTGGGGAATGTGCATAACCTAACCATTACCTTTGAAAAAACTGCCAACCCTAACGAGTGGACCTGGGAAGCTACTCTGGATGGCGGTGCACCCAGCTCGGGCGGCTCGGGCACTCTTGCTTTTGACCCAGCAACTGGTGAAGTGAGCTCAGGAGGCACCGGCAGTGCAACGTTCACGATTACTGGAGCTGAAGACCTTAACCTGAATCTGGATTTCTCGATTCTCACTCAGTTTGGAAGTCCTTCCACTGCTTATGTGGCTTCACAGGACGGCTACGAGGCAGGGTCGCTCGACATGGTAACTACTGATTCAAGCGGAGTAATCACTGGTATTTTCACCAATGGTCAGTCCAAGCCCCTGGCTCAGATTGCCCTGGCTACTTTTTCCAATCCCGCGGGCCTGCTCCGGGTAGGTGGTAATTTGTTTCAGATTTCTAACAACTCTGGCTTGCCCAGCGTCGGTCCTGCAGGAAGCGGTGGTCGGGGCAGCATCGCGGTGGGGGCGCTGGAGATGTCCAATGTGGATTTGGCCCAGGAGTTTACCAGCATGATTGTTACTCAAAGAGGTTTTCAGGCTAACTCAAAGGTAATAACCACTTCTGACGAGATGCTCCAGGATTTGATAAACATTAAACGTTAG
- a CDS encoding TIGR02530 family flagellar biosynthesis protein has product MVREIGFNDRWLTENITNKTPLSRVRNLQQGTSRFEKFLQEEEVRFSLHARRRIEERGISLDGKTTERLQEGISRAAAKGSQTSLVIVDGVGFVVRVPEKTVLTCMEASQEKVFTNIDSAVII; this is encoded by the coding sequence GTGGTGCGAGAGATAGGTTTCAACGACCGCTGGTTGACAGAAAATATCACCAATAAGACACCACTTTCCCGTGTCAGAAACTTGCAGCAAGGCACTTCTCGCTTTGAAAAATTCCTGCAAGAGGAAGAAGTGCGTTTTTCCCTGCATGCTCGCCGCCGCATAGAGGAGCGAGGGATAAGCCTGGATGGAAAAACTACAGAACGCTTGCAGGAAGGTATTTCCAGAGCCGCTGCCAAGGGCAGCCAGACTTCGCTGGTTATCGTGGACGGTGTGGGATTTGTGGTCAGAGTGCCTGAGAAGACGGTTTTGACCTGTATGGAAGCTTCTCAGGAGAAAGTATTTACTAACATTGATTCAGCAGTAATTATTTAA
- a CDS encoding flagellar hook capping FlgD N-terminal domain-containing protein, with translation MILPVESATYYTGSGKVQENQDKRELTHHDFLQLLVCELRYQNPLDPMQGSEFGAQLAQYSTLEEVQNTNNSLRQLLFLEGAALVGKRVSLVGGEEGVVESVSLGEDALTLSIGGSEYLLSEVREVLE, from the coding sequence ATGATACTACCGGTGGAGAGTGCTACGTATTATACCGGGAGTGGAAAGGTCCAGGAAAATCAGGATAAAAGAGAGCTAACCCACCACGATTTTTTGCAACTTCTGGTGTGTGAGTTGCGCTATCAGAATCCCCTGGATCCCATGCAGGGAAGCGAGTTCGGTGCCCAGCTGGCTCAGTATTCTACTCTGGAGGAAGTGCAGAATACCAATAATTCACTGCGGCAACTCTTGTTTCTTGAAGGAGCAGCCCTGGTTGGGAAAAGAGTGTCGCTGGTTGGTGGCGAAGAGGGAGTGGTGGAAAGCGTGAGTCTGGGCGAGGATGCGCTGACGCTTAGTATAGGGGGTAGTGAGTATTTGCTATCCGAGGTCCGGGAGGTTCTTGAGTAA
- a CDS encoding flagellar hook-length control protein FliK, with the protein MELGLFALLPEQNVAIEKREWPEQVTEEKKLETGDFETMINELVAGSGVAAEQSSIFSTQISSSKRCSTESTGGALVEAVTPITNCPLPKSSCAGTQSSLPGTAFGAAALDPLLALDLENAVSEFLDEVQSLNFSVDMGELGKVELSGGRNESGEFQFQISGSKEALARLLGRVLAAVAGFAGGESASSNAGNCGVSGCGAACLDSSCVQDTLLESVAVQEDVEEAVITGSVAPSEVDAVLLVEEAQPLSVENEPSHIEGEGNFETNPGESVVSEANTGSEQVPEGKTLFGVQNNQAATTREALDRSGVFMDQKPDVNTQKKDSISGENLTVFDAHSTKSGEAFTGEVLEVHVKSDADIEKLFDRVFQVLSTEKGEKQVTIQLEPKELGKIVVLLTEHDDKIRCIWHVEHPETRALLEENLALLEARAASQGMNLESFVSQQNNSSYGREEFDNFASFPRQYSLDEELSRRDFPVQFWSEGRLNLVV; encoded by the coding sequence ATGGAACTGGGATTGTTTGCTCTTTTGCCGGAGCAAAATGTTGCCATCGAAAAAAGGGAATGGCCCGAACAAGTTACTGAGGAGAAGAAGCTCGAGACCGGGGATTTCGAAACGATGATAAACGAACTTGTGGCTGGGTCAGGTGTTGCCGCAGAACAGAGCAGTATTTTCTCTACCCAGATCTCGAGTTCAAAGCGTTGTAGCACTGAAAGCACAGGAGGAGCCCTGGTAGAGGCAGTAACCCCAATTACCAACTGTCCTTTACCAAAAAGCTCCTGCGCCGGCACGCAGAGCAGCTTGCCAGGTACTGCTTTTGGTGCTGCAGCACTGGATCCTCTTCTGGCATTGGACCTTGAAAATGCTGTTTCAGAGTTCCTTGATGAGGTGCAAAGTCTTAACTTCAGTGTTGATATGGGTGAGCTGGGCAAGGTGGAATTGAGTGGCGGAAGGAATGAGAGTGGAGAATTTCAATTCCAGATATCGGGCAGCAAGGAAGCGCTTGCTCGTCTGTTGGGAAGGGTTCTGGCAGCAGTGGCCGGTTTCGCTGGTGGAGAAAGCGCTTCAAGCAATGCCGGCAATTGCGGAGTTTCTGGTTGCGGTGCTGCCTGTTTGGACAGTTCCTGTGTTCAGGATACTCTGTTAGAGAGTGTAGCTGTTCAAGAAGACGTTGAAGAAGCGGTTATCACGGGAAGTGTAGCTCCCTCGGAGGTAGACGCTGTTCTCCTTGTAGAGGAGGCCCAACCCTTATCGGTGGAAAACGAGCCTTCACATATTGAAGGTGAAGGTAATTTCGAGACAAATCCCGGAGAAAGCGTTGTTTCTGAGGCTAACACCGGTTCTGAGCAGGTTCCAGAAGGCAAAACTCTGTTTGGTGTCCAAAATAACCAGGCTGCTACTACTCGTGAAGCTTTGGACCGTAGTGGGGTATTCATGGATCAGAAACCGGATGTAAATACCCAGAAGAAAGACTCTATCAGTGGAGAAAACCTTACCGTCTTTGATGCTCACAGCACAAAATCTGGAGAAGCTTTTACTGGAGAGGTACTTGAAGTGCACGTGAAATCAGATGCCGATATTGAGAAGCTGTTTGATCGGGTTTTCCAAGTGCTGAGCACAGAGAAAGGAGAAAAACAGGTAACCATTCAGCTTGAGCCCAAAGAATTGGGCAAAATCGTGGTTTTGCTCACCGAACACGATGATAAAATTCGCTGTATCTGGCACGTGGAACATCCTGAAACCAGAGCACTTCTTGAAGAAAATCTGGCACTACTCGAGGCCCGGGCTGCAAGCCAGGGCATGAATCTGGAGAGTTTTGTTAGCCAGCAGAACAACTCCTCATATGGCAGGGAAGAGTTTGATAATTTTGCAAGTTTTCCCCGGCAGTATAGCCTGGATGAGGAGCTTTCTCGGCGGGATTTTCCGGTTCAGTTCTGGTCAGAGGGAAGGCTGAACCTGGTTGTTTGA
- a CDS encoding MotE family protein, with protein sequence MVVAQQEVQKMARKAGSQKKNAVARSKGKKGNQSQKTKKNRKKAGFVDTVFPLLIFMVTLVFFLNFAGIINLPFLKPVMSVKSGEGNPVEAVEETPLVSEETPEEEIYPGPDLPRVSQGEEKQSVLPEVEEPLPASQASESALQTGVEDSTPSSESEQENLWRLAKIYTAMEPEEAARLLEKLSDEEVIRIFSVMKERNVAEILSIFPPERGATLIRKMMEGR encoded by the coding sequence ATGGTTGTTGCACAGCAGGAAGTGCAAAAGATGGCCCGGAAGGCAGGATCCCAGAAAAAAAATGCTGTGGCTCGCTCTAAGGGGAAGAAGGGGAATCAGTCTCAAAAAACAAAAAAGAACCGCAAGAAAGCAGGTTTTGTAGATACTGTTTTTCCTCTTTTGATTTTCATGGTAACCCTGGTTTTCTTTCTCAATTTTGCAGGAATTATTAATTTGCCCTTTTTGAAGCCAGTTATGTCTGTAAAGTCTGGAGAAGGAAATCCGGTCGAAGCAGTGGAAGAAACTCCTCTCGTTTCTGAAGAAACACCGGAAGAAGAGATATACCCCGGTCCAGATCTTCCCAGAGTGAGTCAGGGTGAAGAAAAGCAGTCGGTACTGCCTGAGGTGGAAGAGCCACTTCCTGCTTCGCAAGCAAGTGAAAGTGCTTTGCAAACCGGAGTAGAGGATTCCACCCCTTCGAGTGAAAGCGAACAGGAAAACCTGTGGCGCCTGGCTAAGATTTACACAGCTATGGAGCCGGAGGAAGCAGCCCGGCTTTTGGAAAAACTTTCCGATGAGGAGGTGATTCGGATATTTTCGGTGATGAAAGAAAGGAACGTGGCTGAGATTTTGAGCATTTTTCCCCCAGAGCGGGGTGCAACACTTATTCGCAAAATGATGGAAGGGAGGTGA
- a CDS encoding lytic transglycosylase domain-containing protein — protein sequence MQPASLSRVLDRVNEIENLLSRVRSSSGTPLTSHREGRVSSKNLEEGSSFEAILREYADKYRIDVNLLKKLVQVESDGNPNAVSPKGAMGLMQLMPQTCKMLGVQDPFDVRENIAAGTRYLRSLLDRFGSLELALAAYNAGPSRVEAYQGVPPFEETRTFLRKILGGYY from the coding sequence ATGCAGCCAGCTTCCCTCTCGCGAGTTCTGGATAGAGTCAACGAAATAGAGAATCTTCTTTCCCGGGTAAGAAGTTCTTCTGGCACGCCTCTTACTTCTCATCGTGAAGGCAGGGTTTCTTCCAAAAACCTTGAGGAAGGGAGCTCTTTTGAGGCGATACTCAGAGAGTATGCTGATAAGTACCGGATTGACGTGAATTTATTAAAGAAACTGGTCCAGGTGGAGTCAGATGGAAACCCCAACGCTGTTTCACCCAAAGGAGCCATGGGGCTTATGCAGCTTATGCCTCAGACCTGCAAGATGCTGGGTGTGCAGGATCCCTTTGATGTCCGAGAAAATATCGCTGCAGGCACCCGATACTTACGAAGCTTACTCGATCGCTTTGGTAGCTTGGAGCTGGCTCTTGCTGCTTACAACGCAGGACCGTCAAGAGTTGAGGCTTATCAGGGGGTGCCTCCTTTTGAAGAGACCCGGACCTTTCTTAGGAAAATCTTAGGAGGGTATTACTGA
- a CDS encoding flagellar export protein FliJ, which translates to MGYNFKLQKVLDVKKVREELIEVKLAELEKLAERQRRELIIMEEARKEYMAQRTREREQGERLVEEAFFEKMLDNLERKIEELKSYLRELERQIAQTKEELVCASLERKVMEKLREKDYQEFSLNVQKSNQKLLDEVAIQMYLRRET; encoded by the coding sequence ATGGGCTACAATTTTAAGCTTCAAAAAGTCCTTGATGTTAAGAAGGTTCGTGAGGAGTTGATTGAAGTAAAATTGGCCGAGCTTGAGAAGCTGGCTGAGCGCCAGCGTAGGGAGCTCATTATCATGGAAGAGGCCAGGAAAGAATATATGGCTCAAAGGACCCGGGAGCGGGAACAGGGAGAACGCCTGGTGGAGGAGGCCTTTTTTGAGAAAATGCTTGATAACCTGGAGCGTAAGATAGAGGAACTCAAAAGTTATCTCCGGGAATTGGAACGGCAAATTGCACAGACCAAAGAAGAGCTGGTCTGCGCTTCCTTAGAGCGCAAGGTTATGGAAAAACTGCGCGAGAAAGATTACCAGGAGTTTTCCCTGAATGTTCAAAAGAGTAACCAGAAACTTCTTGATGAAGTGGCTATTCAAATGTATCTGAGGAGGGAGACCTGA
- the fliI gene encoding flagellar protein export ATPase FliI yields MLEIKRLKTKLESIDTLRLNGKVQRAVGIVIESKGPACKVGELCQIRSLDTQSEILAEVVGFRDAQTLLMPLGERNGIEPGSDVVALGKELRVRVGEELLGRVIDGLGKPLDGGGYIEGRDEYPLDNEPPNPLQRKRISEVLPMGVKAIDALLTCGKGQRVGIFAGSGVGKSTLLGMIARNAQSDVNVIALIGERGREVREFIEKDLKEGLSKSCVVVATSDRPPLQRIKAAFTACAIAEYFRDQGKDVLFLMDSVTRLAMAQRELGLAIGEPPTTRGYTPSVFALLPRFFERLGTSHQGSITALCTVLVEGDDMNDPVADTVRGILDGHIVLSRKLSFEGHYPAIDVLQSISRLMPDITSKEQQQAAQKVREILATYREAEDLINIGAYQRGSNPRIDYALEKIEAVKAFLRQDVEEVFTYDRTLQLLFNLFEVEKDSEVA; encoded by the coding sequence ATGCTTGAGATCAAACGTCTGAAGACAAAGCTGGAGAGCATTGATACGTTGCGTCTTAATGGAAAAGTACAACGAGCGGTGGGCATCGTCATAGAATCTAAAGGGCCAGCCTGCAAGGTCGGGGAACTGTGCCAGATCCGTTCTCTGGACACCCAGAGTGAAATACTTGCTGAGGTGGTTGGCTTCAGGGATGCACAGACGCTGCTCATGCCTCTTGGCGAGCGAAACGGAATTGAGCCGGGCAGTGACGTGGTGGCGCTGGGTAAAGAATTGCGGGTGAGGGTTGGCGAAGAGCTTTTGGGACGGGTAATCGATGGATTAGGAAAGCCCCTTGATGGTGGGGGTTACATCGAAGGCCGGGATGAATACCCCCTTGACAATGAACCCCCCAACCCCCTGCAGCGGAAGCGTATCAGTGAAGTCCTGCCTATGGGGGTGAAGGCAATAGATGCACTTCTCACCTGTGGCAAGGGGCAGAGAGTGGGTATTTTTGCTGGGAGCGGGGTGGGGAAGAGTACGCTTCTTGGAATGATAGCCCGCAATGCTCAAAGCGACGTGAATGTTATTGCCCTTATCGGCGAGCGAGGACGAGAAGTGCGCGAATTTATCGAAAAGGACCTCAAAGAAGGCCTCAGCAAAAGTTGTGTAGTGGTAGCCACCTCGGATAGGCCTCCTCTGCAGAGAATTAAGGCAGCTTTTACCGCCTGTGCCATAGCTGAGTATTTTCGTGACCAGGGTAAGGATGTGCTCTTTTTGATGGACTCGGTGACTCGCCTGGCCATGGCTCAGAGAGAGCTGGGATTGGCCATTGGGGAGCCACCTACCACCCGAGGATATACGCCATCAGTCTTTGCTTTGCTTCCCAGGTTTTTTGAACGCTTGGGGACTTCTCACCAGGGTTCGATTACCGCTCTGTGCACGGTACTGGTTGAAGGAGACGATATGAACGACCCAGTTGCTGATACAGTGCGGGGAATCCTTGATGGACACATCGTGCTTTCCAGAAAGCTTTCTTTCGAAGGACATTATCCGGCGATTGATGTTTTGCAAAGCATAAGCCGTCTTATGCCCGATATAACCAGTAAGGAACAACAACAGGCTGCTCAAAAGGTGAGAGAAATTCTTGCCACCTATCGGGAGGCAGAAGACCTGATTAATATCGGAGCTTATCAGAGGGGAAGCAATCCCCGCATCGATTATGCTCTGGAAAAGATAGAAGCGGTAAAAGCTTTTCTGCGCCAGGATGTTGAAGAAGTGTTTACCTATGATAGGACACTCCAGCTTCTCTTTAATCTGTTTGAAGTTGAGAAAGACAGCGAGGTGGCTTGA
- a CDS encoding FliH/SctL family protein: protein MFRFNLCKAIVVEDQKVVVDPERKEGIGRDGISNTEFPGGKAGVTEENLEALRAAIEKERESILQGAHKEKVRILEEARKEAQVLKKQGFEEGFVKGREEAKKEAYEALQKKIALWEGVLQEIKRVRKESLFDLKELILELSLAIAERIIRREAKREPFFANLIEEALQKLNRRERVVLRVHPLDVALLKDIKEELCSRLDGLEYLEIREDARCARGDFLVETDFGSIDGRVDTQLHWIKKELLEEIQGKNA, encoded by the coding sequence TTGTTTAGATTTAACCTTTGTAAAGCAATCGTGGTTGAGGATCAAAAAGTCGTGGTTGACCCCGAAAGAAAGGAAGGGATCGGACGCGACGGCATTTCTAATACCGAATTCCCTGGAGGGAAAGCAGGGGTTACAGAAGAAAACCTGGAAGCATTGCGTGCTGCGATAGAAAAAGAGCGGGAGAGCATTTTGCAGGGGGCTCATAAAGAAAAGGTGCGCATCCTGGAAGAAGCTCGGAAAGAAGCACAGGTACTGAAAAAGCAAGGCTTTGAGGAAGGCTTTGTAAAGGGTAGGGAAGAAGCAAAAAAAGAGGCGTACGAAGCATTGCAGAAAAAAATTGCACTTTGGGAAGGCGTGCTTCAGGAAATAAAACGGGTGCGTAAAGAAAGCCTTTTCGATCTTAAAGAGCTTATTCTGGAGCTCAGCTTGGCCATTGCAGAGCGTATTATTCGCAGGGAAGCCAAGCGAGAGCCTTTCTTTGCCAACCTGATTGAGGAAGCCCTTCAAAAGCTCAATCGTCGCGAAAGGGTGGTTTTAAGAGTGCATCCTTTGGATGTTGCTTTGCTGAAAGATATCAAAGAAGAGCTGTGCAGTAGGCTGGACGGTCTGGAATATCTTGAAATCAGAGAGGATGCACGTTGCGCGCGGGGTGATTTTCTGGTGGAAACAGATTTTGGGAGTATAGACGGTCGGGTAGATACCCAGCTTCACTGGATTAAAAAAGAATTGCTGGAGGAGATACAGGGTAAAAATGCTTGA
- the fliG gene encoding flagellar motor switch protein FliG, producing the protein MAIVPRKGLTGRQKAAILLVSLGPELSAPILKKLSENEIEDITLEIAALEKVPPEIREEVINEFYHMAVAQLYIAQGGVEYAKQLLEKALGPHKAQEIINKLSASLEVTPFESLRRADPLQILNFIQNEHPQTIALVLSYLKPEQSAAILGNLPEGVRGEVAMRLALMDRASPEVVREIESILERKISTFLGQDLTRVAGKQKLIEILNKSDRGTEKSILEAIEEKDPDLAEQIRSEMFVFEDIALLDDRAIQLVLRQVDNKDLALALKGASEEVREKIFKNMSQRAAQMLKEDMEYMGPVRARLVNEAQQKIVNIVRRLEEAGEIVIARGGEEEIIV; encoded by the coding sequence ATGGCTATCGTTCCTCGTAAGGGTTTAACTGGAAGACAAAAAGCGGCGATTCTTCTGGTGAGCCTGGGTCCAGAGCTTTCAGCTCCCATATTGAAAAAGCTGTCTGAAAACGAAATCGAAGATATCACCCTGGAAATCGCGGCTCTGGAAAAGGTACCTCCCGAGATTCGAGAAGAGGTGATTAATGAATTTTACCACATGGCGGTAGCTCAACTTTATATCGCTCAGGGGGGAGTAGAATACGCAAAGCAGTTGCTTGAAAAGGCCCTTGGTCCCCATAAAGCGCAGGAAATAATCAACAAACTTTCTGCGAGCTTAGAAGTAACGCCCTTTGAGTCTTTGCGCAGAGCAGATCCTCTACAAATTCTCAACTTCATCCAAAATGAACATCCCCAGACCATTGCACTGGTACTCTCTTATCTTAAGCCGGAGCAGTCAGCCGCAATTCTGGGGAATCTTCCAGAAGGTGTGCGGGGAGAGGTGGCCATGCGCCTTGCCCTCATGGACCGTGCTTCTCCGGAGGTGGTTCGGGAGATAGAGTCCATTCTGGAGAGAAAGATTTCCACCTTCCTGGGTCAGGATTTAACCCGGGTAGCTGGAAAACAAAAATTGATAGAAATCCTCAACAAGAGCGACCGAGGTACCGAGAAAAGCATTCTGGAGGCTATTGAGGAAAAAGACCCCGACCTTGCTGAGCAGATTAGGTCTGAAATGTTCGTCTTTGAAGACATTGCTCTGCTTGATGACCGGGCAATCCAGCTTGTACTGCGTCAGGTGGACAACAAAGACCTGGCTTTGGCTCTGAAGGGAGCCTCAGAAGAGGTGAGAGAAAAAATCTTCAAGAACATGTCTCAACGGGCAGCCCAGATGCTCAAAGAAGACATGGAATACATGGGGCCTGTGCGTGCTCGCTTGGTGAACGAGGCACAGCAGAAGATTGTCAACATCGTGCGCAGACTTGAAGAGGCTGGAGAGATCGTTATTGCCCGTGGCGGGGAGGAAGAGATCATTGTTTAG